In Pseudomonas sp. MTM4, one genomic interval encodes:
- a CDS encoding YgiQ family radical SAM protein yields the protein MHAAKPLFDYPKYWAECFGPAPFLPMSRVEMDQLGWDSCDVIIVTGDAYVDHPSFGMAIIGRLLEAQGFRVGIISQPDWHSKDDFMKLGEPNLFFGIAAGNMDSMINRYTADRKMRSDDAYTAGGLAGKRPDRASLVYSQRCKEAYKHVPVVLGGIEASLRRIAHYDYWSDKVRRSILMDATADILLYGNAERAIVEVAQRIARGEAVEQITDVRGTAFIRKSAAPDWYEIDSTRIDRPGKVDQIINPYVSTQDMQACAIEKDKGPVEDPNEAKVVQLLPNPKIERDRTVIRLPSFEKVRNDPALYAHANRVLHLETNPGNARALVQRHGDHDIWLNPPPIPLTTEEMDYVFASPYARVPHPSYGGAKIPAYEMIRFSVNIMRGCFGGCTFCSITEHEGRIIQSRSHESILHEIEEMKSVPGFTGVVSDLGGPTANMYRLACKSHDIEKHCRKPSCVFPGICENLDTDHSSLIELYRKARALPGVKKILIASGLRYDLAVESPEYVKELVTHHVGGYLKIAPEHTERGPLDKMMKPGIGSYDRFKRMFEKYSKEAGKEQYLIPYFIAAHPGTTDEDMMNLALWLKANGFRADQVQAFYPSPMASATAMYHSGKNPLRKVTYKSEGVAIVKSEEQRRLHKAFLRYHDPKGWPLLREALQRMGRADLIGSGKHQLIPVHQPAADGYQSARRKNSTPVGSKKAGQGGQILTQHNGLPPRSHDGNAWDKREQAKAAAEARRKAAAGGGKPSGKSRKPSQRPAAPR from the coding sequence ATGCACGCTGCCAAGCCCCTGTTCGACTATCCCAAATACTGGGCCGAGTGTTTCGGCCCGGCGCCTTTCCTGCCGATGAGCAGGGTGGAGATGGATCAGCTCGGCTGGGATTCGTGCGACGTCATCATCGTCACCGGTGATGCTTACGTCGACCATCCATCGTTCGGCATGGCGATTATCGGGCGGCTGCTGGAAGCCCAGGGCTTTCGCGTTGGCATCATCAGTCAGCCGGACTGGCACAGCAAAGATGACTTCATGAAGCTCGGCGAGCCGAACCTGTTCTTCGGCATCGCCGCCGGCAACATGGACTCGATGATCAACCGCTACACGGCCGACCGAAAAATGCGTTCAGACGACGCTTATACGGCCGGTGGTCTGGCTGGAAAGCGTCCGGACCGTGCCAGCCTGGTCTATAGCCAGCGCTGCAAGGAAGCCTACAAGCACGTGCCGGTGGTGCTGGGCGGTATCGAAGCCTCGCTGCGGCGCATTGCGCATTACGACTATTGGTCCGACAAGGTGCGCCGTTCGATCCTGATGGATGCGACTGCGGATATCCTGCTCTATGGCAATGCCGAACGTGCCATCGTCGAAGTGGCCCAGCGCATCGCGCGTGGCGAAGCGGTCGAGCAGATCACCGATGTGCGCGGTACCGCCTTCATCCGCAAGAGCGCAGCTCCGGACTGGTACGAGATCGATTCGACCCGGATCGACCGACCCGGCAAGGTCGACCAGATCATCAATCCCTACGTCAGTACCCAGGACATGCAGGCCTGCGCCATCGAGAAGGACAAGGGGCCCGTCGAGGACCCGAACGAGGCGAAGGTCGTCCAGTTGCTGCCGAACCCGAAGATTGAACGCGACAGGACGGTGATCCGTCTGCCGTCGTTCGAGAAAGTGCGCAACGATCCGGCGCTGTACGCCCATGCCAACCGCGTGCTGCATCTGGAGACCAATCCGGGCAACGCCCGTGCGCTGGTGCAACGTCACGGCGATCACGACATCTGGCTGAATCCGCCGCCGATACCGCTGACCACCGAAGAGATGGACTACGTCTTCGCTTCGCCGTACGCGCGTGTTCCGCACCCGTCTTATGGCGGTGCGAAGATTCCCGCTTACGAGATGATCCGCTTCTCTGTGAACATCATGCGCGGCTGCTTTGGCGGCTGCACTTTTTGCTCGATCACCGAGCACGAGGGGCGCATCATCCAGAGCCGCTCGCACGAGTCGATCCTGCACGAGATCGAAGAGATGAAGAGTGTGCCGGGCTTCACCGGCGTGGTCTCGGACCTCGGCGGCCCGACCGCCAACATGTACCGGCTGGCCTGCAAGAGCCACGATATCGAGAAGCATTGCCGTAAACCATCCTGCGTGTTCCCGGGTATTTGCGAAAACCTCGATACCGACCACAGCTCGCTGATCGAGCTGTATCGCAAGGCGCGTGCGCTGCCTGGCGTGAAGAAGATCCTGATCGCCTCGGGCCTGCGCTACGACCTGGCGGTGGAATCGCCGGAATACGTCAAAGAGCTGGTCACCCATCATGTCGGCGGCTATCTGAAGATCGCCCCGGAGCACACCGAGCGCGGCCCGCTGGACAAGATGATGAAGCCGGGCATCGGTTCCTATGATCGCTTCAAGCGGATGTTCGAGAAGTATTCGAAGGAGGCGGGCAAGGAGCAGTACCTGATTCCGTACTTCATCGCCGCGCATCCGGGCACTACGGATGAGGACATGATGAACCTCGCCCTGTGGCTGAAGGCCAACGGCTTCCGTGCCGATCAAGTGCAAGCCTTCTATCCCTCGCCGATGGCCTCGGCCACGGCGATGTATCACAGCGGCAAGAATCCGTTGCGCAAGGTGACCTACAAGAGCGAGGGGGTAGCCATCGTCAAGAGCGAGGAGCAGCGCCGCTTGCACAAAGCCTTCCTGCGCTACCACGATCCCAAGGGCTGGCCGCTGTTGCGTGAAGCCCTGCAGCGCATGGGTCGCGCCGACTTGATCGGATCCGGCAAGCACCAGCTGATTCCTGTGCATCAGCCGGCAGCGGATGGCTACCAGAGCGCACGGCGCAAGAATTCCACGCCGGTGGGAAGCAAGAAGGCCGGGCAGGGTGGGCAGATTCTCACCCAGCACAACGGGCTGCCGCCGCGCAGCCACGACGGCAATGCCTGGGACAAGCGCGAGCAGGCCAAGGCCGCTGCTGAAGCGCGGCGCAAGGCCGCAGCCGGTGGTGGAAAGCCATCCGGCAAGAGTCGTAAACCTTCGCAGCGTCCCGCCGCGCCGCGTTGA
- a CDS encoding PleD family two-component system response regulator, producing MSDQEELKQHFAQRVIHQAREVLEVWQQLQRSEWNDHYRTALADASQRLRRFAERFEQTEHRQLALAIEECLGDINENRGRLSSDTIATLSQLIYRLARTGLRHSDPRGQSGYVPALSKPIYIALEDNERANHVVRQLEFFSMAAQAFASDEAFRAAMHERHPAALIMDVDFNGPGEGLKLAERVQLGLEEKLPLIFFSHEETDTPMRLAAVRAGGLEFFTGTIDASSLLEKVEVLTRTAHYEPFRVLIIDDSRAQATHTERVLNNAGIITQTLNEPIQAFTYLAEFQPDLIILDMYMPECLGTELAKVIRQHERYVSVPIIYLSAEDDLEKQLDAMNEGGDDFLTKPIKPSHLIATVRTRAERARNLKARIVRDSLTGLYNHTHSLQLLEDAASRARRDGQPLCFAMIDIDHFKKVNDTYGHPMGDRVIKSLALFLKQRLRKTDHIGRYGGEEFAVVLPNTDIENAAKVLDEIRLRFAEIRYPAQPADLSCTFSCGIAELTPGADTRSLTKQADEALYRAKHGGRNRVERYTLSHG from the coding sequence ATGTCGGACCAAGAAGAACTCAAACAGCACTTCGCGCAACGGGTGATCCACCAGGCACGAGAGGTACTCGAAGTCTGGCAGCAGCTGCAACGCAGCGAATGGAACGATCACTACCGAACTGCCCTTGCCGATGCCAGCCAACGCCTGCGGCGATTTGCCGAACGCTTCGAACAGACCGAGCATCGACAACTCGCACTCGCTATCGAGGAGTGCCTGGGGGATATCAACGAAAACCGCGGGCGCTTGTCGAGCGACACCATCGCCACCCTCAGTCAACTGATCTATCGCCTGGCCCGTACCGGCCTGCGTCATAGCGATCCGCGCGGGCAGTCCGGCTATGTCCCGGCATTGAGCAAGCCTATCTACATCGCCCTGGAGGACAACGAGCGCGCCAATCACGTGGTCCGCCAGCTTGAGTTCTTCAGCATGGCCGCTCAGGCATTTGCCAGCGACGAAGCGTTTCGTGCCGCCATGCATGAGCGCCACCCCGCAGCCCTGATCATGGATGTTGACTTCAATGGCCCGGGCGAAGGGCTGAAACTCGCCGAGCGCGTGCAACTGGGCCTGGAAGAGAAACTGCCGTTGATCTTCTTCAGCCACGAGGAAACCGACACGCCCATGCGCCTGGCCGCGGTGCGCGCCGGTGGCCTTGAATTCTTCACCGGTACCATTGACGCATCGAGCCTGCTGGAAAAGGTCGAAGTGCTTACCCGTACCGCCCACTACGAACCCTTCCGCGTGCTCATCATCGACGACTCGCGTGCCCAGGCGACACATACCGAACGCGTACTGAACAACGCGGGGATCATCACCCAGACGCTCAACGAACCCATTCAGGCCTTTACTTATCTGGCTGAATTCCAGCCCGATCTGATCATCCTGGACATGTACATGCCCGAATGTCTGGGCACCGAACTAGCCAAGGTCATTCGGCAGCACGAACGCTACGTGAGCGTGCCGATCATCTATCTGTCGGCGGAAGATGATCTCGAAAAACAGCTCGATGCGATGAACGAAGGCGGTGATGACTTCCTGACCAAACCGATCAAGCCAAGCCATCTGATCGCTACCGTGCGGACTCGCGCCGAGCGGGCACGCAATCTCAAGGCACGAATCGTTCGCGACAGCCTGACCGGGCTATACAACCATACGCACAGCCTGCAGTTGCTCGAAGACGCCGCCTCACGAGCCCGCCGAGACGGTCAGCCACTGTGCTTCGCCATGATCGATATCGATCATTTCAAAAAGGTCAACGACACCTACGGGCATCCCATGGGCGACAGAGTCATCAAAAGCCTCGCCCTGTTCCTGAAGCAGCGTTTGCGCAAGACCGACCATATTGGCCGCTATGGTGGGGAGGAGTTCGCTGTGGTGCTGCCGAACACCGATATCGAAAACGCGGCAAAGGTGCTCGACGAAATCCGCCTGCGCTTTGCCGAGATCCGCTACCCGGCACAACCAGCCGACCTGTCCTGCACCTTCAGTTGCGGCATTGCCGAACTGACTCCCGGCGCCGACACCCGGTCGCTTACCAAGCAGGCTGACGAAGCGCTCTACCGCGCCAAACACGGCGGCCGTAACCGAGTCGAGCGGTACACCCTGTCACATGGGTGA
- a CDS encoding methyl-accepting chemotaxis protein has protein sequence MRLKSLTTVNTCLLVAICLALGITLWWSERELRRPYQLMDSYLGLSQRFEHQAAHNIHDYLASGNAISHSAAMQALEGLSAEVEALPNQFADRLRPSLEQLEQYTASELLAAGKLAGDPQGLLLQAEREIAGTLAQLHRYVAQSSQAAAQSYQTPLFEASRQLLRLSHARGKLVSSGQDELAMEVNQVLQTLSKEADTLDALPLLGIATEQRTGASAFAALLNLEQEQSEQAAEDQGIALKRDLLGLINRYPAELQRTREQIQQRSELMTGSAQKIAALQLALAELEPVIRAEHGRIQSEVRIIQGTIIALILLIALAIDRLQRQLTRSLAQLAPALSAWAGGDFEKPVGLHTRTPEMIEIGTSLNQLRSYLLTLVGTLRQHAQEVTGNSRSLADMSSDLHRSASRQSSDTAQIRDALSELEATIQEVANSAEQTADAGRAASLAVNQGQDVIGKSLTGLHSLVSEVQGNARAIEHLADETGTIGKVLIVIRSIAEQTNLLALNAAIEAARAGEQGRGFAVVADEVRTLAQRTSGATEEIQLLIGNLQKAAHQSVEAMRIQVDHAEATAQLAETADSALDQIVVTIGSIEHMAAQIAHATAQQSEAVSEIRGHSERIHQLGDSNLTHIGRGREQSEQMLRLASELNQATLAFKS, from the coding sequence ATGCGCCTGAAGTCGCTCACCACAGTCAACACATGCCTGCTCGTTGCGATCTGCCTCGCCTTGGGCATCACGCTCTGGTGGTCTGAGCGCGAACTGCGGCGCCCTTATCAACTGATGGATAGCTATCTTGGGCTTTCTCAGCGATTCGAGCACCAGGCCGCTCACAATATCCATGACTACCTGGCTAGCGGAAACGCGATCAGCCACAGCGCGGCGATGCAGGCGCTGGAAGGGCTTTCGGCGGAGGTGGAAGCCCTGCCGAACCAGTTTGCCGATCGCCTAAGACCCAGCCTGGAGCAGCTTGAGCAATACACTGCCAGCGAGTTGCTGGCCGCCGGCAAGCTCGCTGGCGATCCCCAAGGCCTGCTGTTGCAAGCCGAGCGGGAGATTGCCGGTACATTGGCACAGCTGCATCGATACGTAGCGCAAAGCTCCCAGGCTGCGGCGCAGTCATACCAGACACCGCTATTCGAGGCCAGCCGCCAGCTGCTGCGCCTCAGTCATGCGCGCGGCAAGCTGGTCAGCAGCGGTCAGGACGAACTGGCGATGGAGGTGAATCAGGTATTGCAGACACTGAGCAAGGAAGCGGACACGCTCGATGCGCTGCCTTTGCTGGGCATCGCAACCGAACAGCGCACGGGTGCCAGCGCCTTCGCCGCATTACTGAATCTTGAACAGGAGCAGTCCGAGCAGGCCGCTGAAGACCAGGGCATCGCCCTCAAGCGCGACTTGCTTGGGCTGATCAATCGCTACCCTGCCGAGCTTCAACGCACGCGGGAACAGATCCAGCAACGCAGCGAACTAATGACCGGCAGCGCACAAAAAATCGCTGCGCTGCAGCTGGCACTCGCCGAACTGGAGCCGGTAATTCGCGCCGAACATGGACGCATCCAATCGGAGGTTCGCATCATCCAGGGCACCATCATTGCCCTGATATTGCTTATCGCGCTCGCCATCGATCGTTTGCAGCGCCAGCTGACACGCTCGTTGGCGCAGCTCGCGCCCGCGCTTTCGGCATGGGCCGGAGGCGACTTCGAAAAACCCGTCGGGCTTCATACCCGAACACCGGAAATGATCGAGATCGGCACATCGCTCAACCAACTGCGCAGCTATCTGCTCACGCTGGTCGGAACGCTGCGCCAGCACGCCCAGGAGGTCACCGGCAACAGCCGCAGCCTGGCGGATATGAGCAGCGATCTGCACCGAAGCGCCAGCCGTCAGAGCAGCGACACCGCACAGATTCGAGACGCTCTTAGCGAACTGGAAGCAACCATCCAGGAGGTCGCCAATAGCGCCGAACAGACAGCCGACGCCGGCCGCGCCGCCAGCCTGGCCGTCAACCAGGGGCAGGACGTCATCGGCAAGAGCCTGACAGGACTGCATAGCCTAGTCAGCGAAGTGCAGGGCAATGCCCGAGCCATCGAACACCTCGCCGATGAAACCGGCACCATCGGCAAGGTGTTGATCGTGATTCGCTCAATCGCCGAGCAGACCAATCTACTTGCGCTGAACGCCGCGATCGAGGCAGCCAGAGCAGGCGAGCAGGGCCGTGGCTTCGCCGTGGTCGCCGATGAAGTCCGTACCCTGGCGCAACGCACCAGCGGCGCTACCGAAGAGATCCAACTGCTGATCGGCAACCTGCAGAAAGCCGCCCATCAATCGGTAGAGGCCATGCGCATCCAGGTAGATCACGCCGAAGCGACCGCCCAGCTGGCCGAAACAGCCGACTCGGCATTGGATCAGATCGTCGTCACCATTGGCTCAATCGAACACATGGCGGCGCAGATCGCCCATGCAACTGCACAGCAGAGCGAGGCGGTGAGCGAGATTCGCGGCCATAGCGAACGCATCCATCAGCTGGGCGATAGCAATCTGACGCATATCGGACGCGGTCGCGAGCAAAGCGAACAGATGCTGCGCCTGGCCAGCGAACTGAACCAGGCGACACTTGCCTTCAAGAGTTAA
- a CDS encoding DUF2333 family protein codes for MLDWKNRFGRLGSSGSTARTDGTTRNPLVLALVAVIAVYLLVALLVGWYWSSEPDRFSVQQHVQQAANASQQQIVNGYTTVETLKRVASTLLDKPGGYLTNDVAPPGLWLDNMPSWEYGVLVQVRDLSRALRKDFARSQSQSTEDTDLSKAEPLFNFDNRSWALPASESEYRNGIRYLDRYLARLSDPAPKAQFYSRADNLNNWLGDVGTRLGSLSQRLSASVGRVRLDAQVAPELEREGVQQVLEEERVETAWLQIDNVFYEARGQAWALSHLLRAIEVDFADVLAKKNATISVRQIIRELEAAQEPLWSPMVLNGSGYGVLANHSLVMANYISRANAAIIDLRMLLSQG; via the coding sequence ATGTTGGATTGGAAGAACCGCTTCGGCCGTCTCGGCTCGTCGGGAAGCACAGCCAGGACGGACGGGACGACTCGCAATCCGTTGGTGCTGGCGCTCGTCGCAGTGATTGCAGTCTATTTGCTGGTTGCGTTGCTGGTGGGCTGGTACTGGAGTTCCGAGCCTGATCGCTTCTCGGTGCAACAGCACGTTCAGCAGGCAGCCAATGCTTCGCAGCAGCAGATCGTCAATGGCTACACCACAGTCGAGACCCTCAAGCGGGTTGCCAGCACCCTGCTGGACAAGCCAGGCGGCTACCTGACCAATGACGTCGCGCCACCCGGCCTGTGGCTGGACAACATGCCCAGCTGGGAATACGGGGTCCTGGTTCAGGTGCGTGATCTTAGCCGAGCGTTGCGCAAGGACTTTGCACGATCACAATCCCAATCGACCGAGGATACCGACCTGTCCAAGGCCGAGCCGTTGTTCAATTTCGACAATCGCAGCTGGGCTCTGCCTGCCAGCGAATCGGAATACCGCAACGGCATCCGCTATCTGGACCGTTACCTGGCGCGCTTGAGCGACCCAGCGCCCAAGGCGCAGTTCTATTCGCGTGCCGATAATCTGAATAACTGGCTGGGGGATGTCGGTACTCGGCTGGGCTCGCTGTCCCAGCGACTGTCGGCCAGCGTTGGCCGGGTACGCCTGGATGCCCAGGTGGCGCCGGAGCTGGAGCGCGAAGGCGTGCAGCAAGTGCTTGAGGAAGAGCGCGTCGAAACCGCCTGGCTGCAGATCGATAACGTGTTCTACGAGGCGCGTGGGCAGGCTTGGGCGTTGTCGCATCTACTGCGCGCCATTGAAGTGGACTTCGCTGATGTGCTGGCGAAGAAGAACGCGACGATCAGCGTCAGGCAGATCATCCGTGAGCTCGAAGCTGCACAGGAGCCGCTCTGGAGCCCGATGGTGCTCAACGGCAGTGGCTATGGCGTGCTGGCGAATCATTCGCTGGTGATGGCGAACTACATCTCGCGTGCCAACGCGGCGATCATCGATCTGCGCATGCTGCTGTCGCAGGGGTGA
- the alr gene encoding alanine racemase — translation MRPLVATVDLTAIRHNYALAKRCAPGRRAFAVVKADAYGHGAASVVAALRAEADGFAVCSVEEARVVREQAPEARVLLLEGCFDLEDCRAAMELGLDISVQGAEQAQRLLDCATTRPLNVWLKLDSGMHRLGFDTAELRSWAERLRAAPQVAELNLMSHFACADEHMHQLTERQLESYQGLQDLVFDQRSFANSAAVLTLAPAHMDWLRPGIMLYGASPFAERSAAELGLQPAMTLKAEVIAMHEVPVGESVGYGATWVAQRPSRIGTVSCGYADGYPRHAPSGTSVMVRGQRVPLAGRVSMDMLAIDLTDIPDAAIGDAVELWGAQMPVDELAHACGTIGYELLTKVTQRVPRRYIG, via the coding sequence ATGCGCCCCCTCGTTGCCACGGTCGATCTGACCGCCATCCGTCACAACTACGCCCTTGCGAAACGTTGCGCGCCGGGGCGGCGGGCTTTTGCGGTGGTCAAGGCCGATGCCTATGGGCATGGCGCCGCGTCGGTAGTGGCGGCTCTACGCGCTGAAGCTGACGGCTTCGCCGTGTGCAGCGTCGAGGAGGCGCGCGTCGTACGGGAACAGGCGCCCGAGGCACGCGTGCTGCTGCTCGAAGGTTGCTTCGATCTGGAGGATTGCCGGGCGGCTATGGAGTTGGGTTTGGATATCTCGGTGCAGGGTGCCGAGCAGGCGCAGCGGCTTCTGGATTGTGCGACGACGCGCCCGCTGAACGTCTGGCTCAAGCTGGATTCGGGGATGCACCGACTGGGCTTCGATACGGCCGAATTGAGGTCTTGGGCCGAGCGTTTGCGCGCCGCGCCGCAGGTGGCAGAGCTGAATCTGATGAGCCATTTCGCTTGCGCCGATGAGCACATGCATCAGCTGACCGAGCGTCAGCTGGAAAGTTATCAGGGGCTGCAGGATCTCGTCTTCGACCAGCGCAGCTTTGCCAACTCCGCAGCCGTATTGACGCTGGCCCCGGCGCACATGGATTGGTTGCGCCCCGGCATCATGCTCTATGGCGCCTCGCCGTTTGCCGAGCGCAGTGCCGCCGAGCTGGGATTGCAGCCGGCCATGACTCTGAAAGCCGAGGTAATCGCCATGCACGAAGTGCCGGTCGGCGAAAGCGTCGGTTATGGCGCGACCTGGGTAGCGCAGCGCCCATCGCGTATCGGCACCGTCAGTTGTGGTTATGCCGATGGCTATCCGCGTCACGCACCATCGGGCACGTCGGTCATGGTTCGCGGTCAGCGCGTACCGCTAGCAGGACGGGTGTCGATGGACATGTTGGCGATCGACCTGACCGATATTCCCGACGCGGCCATCGGCGATGCGGTCGAGCTTTGGGGCGCACAGATGCCCGTCGACGAGCTGGCCCATGCTTGCGGCACCATCGGTTACGAGTTGCTCACCAAGGTGACGCAGCGGGTGCCGCGGCGATATATCGGGTAG